A window from Macaca nemestrina isolate mMacNem1 chromosome 8, mMacNem.hap1, whole genome shotgun sequence encodes these proteins:
- the LOC105476584 gene encoding zinc finger protein 703: protein MSDSPAGSNPRTPESSGSGSGGGGKRPAVPAAVSLLPPADPLRQANRLPIRVLKMLSAHTGHLLHPEYLQPLSSTPVSPIELDAKKSPLALLAQTCSQIGKPDPPPSSKLNSVAAAAANGLGAEKDPGRSAPGAASAAAALKQLGDSPAEDKSSFKPYSKGSGGGDSRKDSGSSSVSSTSSSSSSSPGDKAGFRVPSAACPPFPPHGAPVSASSSSSSPGGSRGGSPHHSDCKNGGGVGGGELDKKDQEPKPSPEPAAVSRGSGGEPGAHGGAESGASGRKSEPPSALVGAGHVAPVSPYKPGHSVFPLPPSSIGYHGSIVGAYAGYPSQFVPGLDPSKSGLVGGQLSGGLGLPPGKPPSSSPLTGASPPSFLQGLCRDPYCLGGYHSASHLGGSSCSTCSAHDPAGPSLKAGGYPLVYPGHPLQPAALSSSAAQAALPGHPLYTYGFMLQNEPLPHSCNWVAASGPCDKRFATSEELLSHLRTHTALPGAEKLLAAYPGASGLGSAAAAAAAAASCHLHLPPPAAPGSPGSLSLRSPHTLGLSRYHPYGKSHLSTAGGLAVPSLPTAGPYYSPYALYGQRLASASALGYQ, encoded by the exons ATGAGCGATTCGCCCGCTGGATCTAACCCAAGGACACCCGAAAgcagcggcagcggcagcggcggcggcgggaaGAGGCCGGCGGTGCCGGCAGCGGTGTCCCTCTTGCCACCGGCGGACCCCCTGCGCCAGGCGAACCGGCTCCCGATCAGGGTCCTGAAGATGCTGAGCGCTCACACCGGTCACCTCCTGCACCCGGAGTACCTGCAGCCGCTGTCCTCCACTCCCGTCAGCCCCATTGAG CTGGACGCCAAGAAGAGTCCCTTGGCGCTGCTGGCCCAGACCTGCTCGCAGATCGGCAAGCCGGACCCGCCGCCCTCCTCCAAACTCAActcggtggcggcggcggcggccaaCGGGCTGGGAGCGGAGAAGGACCCCGGCCGCTCAGCCCCGGGGGCCGCCTCTGCAGCCGCGGCCCTGAAGCAGCTGGGGGACTCCCCGGCCGAGGACAAGTCCAGCTTCAAGCCCTACTCCAAGGGCTCCGGCGGCGGCGACTCCCGCAAAGATAGCGGCTCCTCCTCGGTGTCTTCCacctcctcctcgtcctcctcgtCCCCGGGAGACAAGGCGGGCTTCAGGGTCCCCAGCGCCGCCTGCCCACCCTTTCCCCCGCATGGAGCGCCGGTCTCCGCGTCCTCGTCCTCGTCGTCGCCCGGCGGCTCCCGCGGCGGCTCCCCGCACCACTCTGACTGCAAGAACGGCGGCGGGGTTGGCGGCGGGGAGCTGGACAAGAAAGACCAGgagcccaagcccagcccggagCCGGCAGCCGTGAGCCGCGGCAGCGGTGGGGAGCCCGGGGCGCACGGTGGCGCTGAGTCCGGGGCCTCCGGGCGCAAGTCCGAGCCGCCCTCGGCGCTGGTGGGGGCCGGCCACGTGGCGCCGGTGTCTCCCTACAAGCCGGGCCATTCGGTGTTCCCGCTGCCGCCTTCCAGCATTGGCTACCACGGCTCCATTGTGGGTGCCTACGCCGGCTACCCGTCTCAGTTCGTGCCTGGCCTGGATCCTAGCAAGTCCGGCCTCGTGGGAGGCCAGCTGTCTGGGGGCCTAGGCCTGCCGCCGGGCAAGCCCCCCAGCTCCAGCCCGCTCACCGGGGCCTCCCCGCCCTCCTTCCTGCAGGGATTATGCCGCGACCCCTATTGCCTGGGAGGTTACCACAGCGCCTCGCACCTCGGCGGCTCCAGCTGCTCCACCTGCAGTGCGCACGACCCAGCCGGGCCCAGCCTGAAGGCGGGGGGCTACCCGCTGGTGTACCCCGGGCACCCGCTGCAGCCCGCCGCGCTGTCGTCCAGCGCCGCCCAGGCCGCGCTCCCCGGCCACCCTCTCTACACCTACGGCTTCATGCTGCAGAACGAACCGCTGCCGCACAGCTGCAACTGGGTGGCGGCCAGCGGGCCGTGCGACAAGCGCTTCGCCACCTCGGAGGAGCTGCTCAGCCACCTACGGACCCACACGGCCCTGCCGGGAGCCGAGAAACTTCTGGCCGCCTACCCCGGGGCCTCGGGCCTGGgcagcgccgccgccgccgctgccgccgccgcctcctGCCATCTGCACCTCCCCCCGCCGGCCGCCCCCGGCAGCCCCGGGTCGCTGTCCTTGCGGAGTCCACACACTTTGGGGCTAAGCCGGTACCACCCCTATGGCAAGAGCCACTTATCCACAGCGGGGGGCCTGGCCGTGCCGTCCCTCCCCACAGCCGGACCCTACTACTCGCCATACGCGCTGTATGGACAGAGACTAGCTTCAGCCTCGGCGCTGGGATACCAGTAA